A single region of the Candidatus Polarisedimenticolia bacterium genome encodes:
- the larE gene encoding ATP-dependent sacrificial sulfur transferase LarE, with protein MSSDLQQSLEDLRLRMARLGPMVIGFSGGVDSTLLLKVGVDVLGPRAVAVTTISPSLPASEKDEAISLARSLGAAHRLVESEEMEDPRYRENSERRCYFCKAELFRILRREADELGYPVIAYGAQKDDLREIRPGLAAAQEIGAHAPLLEAGLGKDEIRAISRTLGLPTWDKPAMACLASRIPHGTPISADDLSRVEEAERRVRAHGFALFRVRARGSEARLEIARDEMHRLDDPELRRRLQADLLSSGFASVTFDPHGYRAGGGATFAGDPAKRG; from the coding sequence ATGTCGTCGGATCTTCAGCAGTCCCTGGAAGATCTGCGTCTCCGGATGGCGCGCCTTGGACCGATGGTGATCGGCTTTTCAGGAGGCGTAGACAGCACCCTCCTCCTGAAAGTCGGCGTGGATGTCCTGGGCCCGCGCGCGGTGGCGGTCACCACCATCTCCCCGTCGCTTCCCGCATCGGAGAAGGATGAGGCCATCTCCCTGGCCCGCTCCCTGGGAGCGGCTCACCGGCTGGTGGAGTCTGAGGAGATGGAGGATCCGCGCTACCGCGAGAATTCCGAGCGACGCTGCTACTTCTGCAAGGCCGAGCTGTTCCGCATCCTCCGGCGCGAGGCCGACGAGCTCGGCTACCCGGTGATCGCCTACGGGGCGCAAAAGGACGATCTGCGGGAAATCCGGCCAGGCCTGGCCGCAGCGCAGGAAATCGGAGCGCACGCGCCGCTGCTCGAGGCAGGGTTGGGGAAGGACGAGATCCGGGCGATCAGCCGCACCTTGGGATTGCCGACCTGGGACAAGCCAGCCATGGCCTGCCTCGCGTCCCGCATTCCGCACGGAACCCCCATCAGCGCGGACGACCTCTCGAGGGTGGAGGAAGCGGAGCGGCGGGTACGCGCCCACGGATTTGCGCTGTTCCGGGTCAGGGCGCGAGGCAGCGAGGCCCGCCTGGAGATCGCCAGGGACGAGATGCACCGGCTGGACGATCCGGAGCTACGCCGCCGGCTTCAGGCGGACCTCCTCTCCAGCGGCTTCGCGAGCGTCACCTTCGACCCGCACGGCTACAGAGCCGGCGGCGGAGCGACGTTCGCCGGCGATCCCGCAAAGCGGGGATGA
- a CDS encoding biotin transporter BioY: protein MARTGPAASPVEVSDILLFLGKTLGFALILAASSKVQLPVPGSPVPATLQTLAVILAGSILGPWGGMASVATYLAAGVASAPVFAFGGGPAYLMGPTGGYLLGYLPGAWVAGFLTRDQQAFWRLFGGFAAAIAIIHLFGWAQLAALAEPAAAFQKGVLPFIALDMLKAILAAFLVTRWRSRRAA from the coding sequence ATGGCTCGAACCGGGCCCGCGGCTTCGCCGGTCGAGGTCTCGGATATCCTTCTTTTCCTGGGCAAAACCCTGGGGTTCGCTCTGATACTTGCCGCCTCCTCCAAGGTCCAGCTTCCCGTTCCCGGCTCTCCGGTCCCTGCAACCCTCCAGACCCTGGCCGTCATTTTGGCGGGGTCGATACTAGGTCCCTGGGGAGGAATGGCGTCGGTCGCGACTTATCTCGCCGCCGGTGTGGCGAGCGCTCCGGTCTTCGCGTTCGGAGGAGGGCCGGCCTATCTCATGGGGCCGACAGGCGGATACTTGCTCGGTTATCTTCCCGGCGCCTGGGTAGCGGGCTTCCTGACCCGTGATCAACAAGCCTTCTGGAGACTGTTCGGAGGCTTCGCGGCGGCAATCGCCATCATCCATTTGTTTGGATGGGCGCAGCTCGCTGCCCTGGCCGAACCGGCAGCGGCTTTCCAGAAAGGAGTCCTTCCTTTTATTGCCCTGGACATGCTGAAAGCAATTCTCGCCGCGTTTCTCGTAACGCGCTGGAGGAGCAGGCGCGCTGCCTGA